A window of the Macrobrachium rosenbergii isolate ZJJX-2024 chromosome 43, ASM4041242v1, whole genome shotgun sequence genome harbors these coding sequences:
- the LOC136829063 gene encoding putative proline-rich protein 21, whose protein sequence is MESSYGAFTLKTCRQLTTYISRASWKQVSDLIHPHPPIITLHPQLSTASAPNLHIQPFTHNFTHKPPRSTLHPHTGIHNPPPTTLHSQPSTSSRQPGLYPQTYTHKPPPTVIHLVSTHSHPHKPYTHSPLHTNLHPQSSNHSHPRPFVHNLTPTTLCPQAPPSTFHIQPYCRNPPPTNPTHNYPPTTLQQPSTHTRHPQLV, encoded by the exons ATGGAATCCTCCTATGGTGCGTTCACTCttaaaacatgtcggcaacttaccACATACATATCACGAGcaagttggaaacaagtcagcgacc TCATCCATCCACACCCTCCAATTATAACCCTCCACCCACAACTATCCACTGCTTCCGCCCCAAACCTCCACATTCAACCTTTTACCCACAACTTCACCCACAAACCTCCACGTTCAACCTTACACCCACATACCGGCATCCATAACCCGCCACCCACAACCCTACACTCACAACCCTCCACCAGCAGTCGTCAACCTGGTCTCTACCCACAAACCTACACTCACAAACCTCCACCCACAGTCATCCACCTGGTCTCTACCCACAGCCATCCACATAAACCTTACACCCACAGTCCTCTACACACAAACCTACATCCACAATCCTCTAATCACAGCCATCCACGACCGTTTGTTCACAACCTTACACCCACAACGCTCTGCCCACAAGCTCCACCTTCAACTTTTCACATACAACCTTACTGTCGCAACCCTCCACCCACAAACCCTACCCACAACTATCCACCCACAACCCTTCAACAGCCCTCCACCCACACTCGCCATCCACaactagtttga